The following are encoded together in the Solenopsis invicta isolate M01_SB chromosome 14, UNIL_Sinv_3.0, whole genome shotgun sequence genome:
- the LOC105207573 gene encoding 1-acylglycerol-3-phosphate O-acyltransferase Pnpla3 isoform X3, giving the protein MNLSFAGCGFLGIYHVGVAVCFKKYAPHLLLNKISGASAGAIAACCLLCDLPLGEMTSNVLRVAREARQRTLGPFSPSFNIQEMLLDNLRKFLPEDAHIRVNGKLHISLTRVYDGKNVIVSQFNSKEDLLQALLATSFVPLFSGLLPPRFHGIRYMDGGFSDNLPTLDENTITVSPFCGESDICPRDISSQLFHVNLANTSIELSRQNIYRFTKILFPPRTEILSSMCKQGFDDALRFLHRNNLLNCTRCLAVQSTYVVQETIDDSMEYDPECLECKMHRQEALVANMPETVMTIFQDAIDSANKGLVNWLFKHRSMKLLSLLSLPCTLPADVMYATITKFITTVPKLRHNLVELSKFFLEQLSIMFPKLNTYAEPLPQSIKCCFNIMEYDSNTYDVQAIEETDTIYKKQKNLNLTVQYNECGQSWKDSRQSSCVINMSDFTSVNDTFENILQATSDQEAVIAYYYMDDNNKVQVTEIFDVTESESQTMLSIDEVDTNKKLQFDDWDEPTWLSQHTFNDAATESLYTDGYQQSMENLSDISLEDEILNSANIFSDPESEWEVEKDPEYIEVSKSPDSRPEVDQPSTSVL; this is encoded by the exons GTGAAATGACAAGCAATGTATTACGCGTGGCACGTGAAGCGCGACAACGCACGCTCGGACCGTTCAGTCCATCATTTAATATACAAGAAATGTTACTTGACAATTTGCGCAAG tttttacCAGAAGACGCACATATCCGTGTTAACGGTAAATTACACATTTCTCTAACCAGAGTATACGACGGCAAGAACGTGATCGTCTCCCAATTCAATTCAAAGGAAGATTTATTGCag GCTTTGTTAGCCACTTCGTTCGTGCCGCTATTTTCTGGTTTGCTGCCACCACGATTTCACGGCATCAGATACATGGACGGCGGTTTCAGTGACAATCTTCCTACGCTCGATGAAAATACTATTACTGTTAGTCCATTCTGCGGAGAAAGCGATATTTGCCCGAGGGATATTTCGTCGCAACTTTTTCAT GTCAATCTCGCCAATACAAGCATAGAGCTTTCAAGACAAAACATATACAGGTTCACGAAGATACTTTTTCCACCTAGAACGGAG ATTCTTTCAAGTATGTGTAAGCAAGGATTCGATGATGCATTGCGATTTTTACATCGTAATAATCTGCTAAACTGCACAAGGTGTCTCGCGGTTCAATCGACATACGTTGTTCAGGAAACGATCGACGATAGTATGGAATATGATCCGGAATGTTTGGAATGTAAAATGCATAGACAG GAAGCGTTGGTAGCTAATATGCCTGAGACTGTGATGACAATATTCCAAGATGCTATAGATTCTGCCAACAAGGGACTCGTTAATTGGCTGTTTAAGCATCGTAGCATGAAGCTGCTATCGTTGTTGAGTTTGCCTTGCACGCTACCGGCAGATGTAATGTACGCTACAATCACAAA attcaTTACAACCGTTCCGAAACTACGACATAACTTGGTggaattaagtaaatttttcttagaGCAGTTGAGTATAATGTTCCCGAAACTCAATACCTACGCTGAACCATTGCCTCAAAGTATCAAGTGTTGTTTCAACATTATGGAATACGATTCGA ATACATATGATGTGCAGGCTATCGAAGAGACAGACACTATATACAAAAAGCAAAAGAATCTAAATTTAACTGTCCAGTATAACGAATG TGGGCAATCGTGGAAAGATTCAAGGCAATCGAGCTGTGTAATAAATATGAGCGATTTTACATCAGTGAATGatacttttgaaaatattctcCAA gCAACTTCGGATCAAGAGGCTGTAATAGCATATTATTATATGGACGATAACAATAAAGTGCAAGTGACAGAAATATTTGACGTAACAGAATCAGAATCGCAGACTATGCTTTCCATAGATGAAGTTGACACCAATAAGAAACTCCAATTTGATGACTGGGATGAACCTACATGGTTATCTCAACATACGTTCAATGACG cAGCTACAGAGTCTCTTTATACTGATGGATATCAACAAAGCATGGAAAATTTATCAGATATATCGTTAGAAGACGAGATACTGAATAGCGCAAATATATTCTCCGATCCGGAAAGTGAGTGGGAAGTAGAAAAGGATCCGGAATATATAGAAGTTTCTAAATCTCCGGACAGTCGACCAGAAGTAGATCAACCATCCACGAGCgtactataa
- the LOC105207573 gene encoding 1-acylglycerol-3-phosphate O-acyltransferase Pnpla3 isoform X1, giving the protein MNLSFAGCGFLGIYHVGVAVCFKKYAPHLLLNKISGASAGAIAACCLLCDLPLGEMTSNVLRVAREARQRTLGPFSPSFNIQEMLLDNLRKFLPEDAHIRVNGKLHISLTRVYDGKNVIVSQFNSKEDLLQALLATSFVPLFSGLLPPRFHGIRYMDGGFSDNLPTLDENTITVSPFCGESDICPRDISSQLFHVNLANTSIELSRQNIYRFTKILFPPRTEILSSMCKQGFDDALRFLHRNNLLNCTRCLAVQSTYVVQETIDDSMEYDPECLECKMHRQEALVANMPETVMTIFQDAIDSANKGLVNWLFKHRSMKLLSLLSLPCTLPADVMYATITNLIGNKIETRTLEYKIVGNVLHIPQQALTCNKRLTHSRFITTVPKLRHNLVELSKFFLEQLSIMFPKLNTYAEPLPQSIKCCFNIMEYDSNTYDVQAIEETDTIYKKQKNLNLTVQYNECGQSWKDSRQSSCVINMSDFTSVNDTFENILQATSDQEAVIAYYYMDDNNKVQVTEIFDVTESESQTMLSIDEVDTNKKLQFDDWDEPTWLSQHTFNDAATESLYTDGYQQSMENLSDISLEDEILNSANIFSDPESEWEVEKDPEYIEVSKSPDSRPEVDQPSTSVL; this is encoded by the exons GTGAAATGACAAGCAATGTATTACGCGTGGCACGTGAAGCGCGACAACGCACGCTCGGACCGTTCAGTCCATCATTTAATATACAAGAAATGTTACTTGACAATTTGCGCAAG tttttacCAGAAGACGCACATATCCGTGTTAACGGTAAATTACACATTTCTCTAACCAGAGTATACGACGGCAAGAACGTGATCGTCTCCCAATTCAATTCAAAGGAAGATTTATTGCag GCTTTGTTAGCCACTTCGTTCGTGCCGCTATTTTCTGGTTTGCTGCCACCACGATTTCACGGCATCAGATACATGGACGGCGGTTTCAGTGACAATCTTCCTACGCTCGATGAAAATACTATTACTGTTAGTCCATTCTGCGGAGAAAGCGATATTTGCCCGAGGGATATTTCGTCGCAACTTTTTCAT GTCAATCTCGCCAATACAAGCATAGAGCTTTCAAGACAAAACATATACAGGTTCACGAAGATACTTTTTCCACCTAGAACGGAG ATTCTTTCAAGTATGTGTAAGCAAGGATTCGATGATGCATTGCGATTTTTACATCGTAATAATCTGCTAAACTGCACAAGGTGTCTCGCGGTTCAATCGACATACGTTGTTCAGGAAACGATCGACGATAGTATGGAATATGATCCGGAATGTTTGGAATGTAAAATGCATAGACAG GAAGCGTTGGTAGCTAATATGCCTGAGACTGTGATGACAATATTCCAAGATGCTATAGATTCTGCCAACAAGGGACTCGTTAATTGGCTGTTTAAGCATCGTAGCATGAAGCTGCTATCGTTGTTGAGTTTGCCTTGCACGCTACCGGCAGATGTAATGTACGCTACAATCACAAA TTTGATTGGTAACAAGATAGAAACTCGTACCTTGGAATACAAAATAGTTGGAAATGTTCTACATATCCCACAACAGGCACTTACTTGCAATAAGCGTTTAACACATTCCCG attcaTTACAACCGTTCCGAAACTACGACATAACTTGGTggaattaagtaaatttttcttagaGCAGTTGAGTATAATGTTCCCGAAACTCAATACCTACGCTGAACCATTGCCTCAAAGTATCAAGTGTTGTTTCAACATTATGGAATACGATTCGA ATACATATGATGTGCAGGCTATCGAAGAGACAGACACTATATACAAAAAGCAAAAGAATCTAAATTTAACTGTCCAGTATAACGAATG TGGGCAATCGTGGAAAGATTCAAGGCAATCGAGCTGTGTAATAAATATGAGCGATTTTACATCAGTGAATGatacttttgaaaatattctcCAA gCAACTTCGGATCAAGAGGCTGTAATAGCATATTATTATATGGACGATAACAATAAAGTGCAAGTGACAGAAATATTTGACGTAACAGAATCAGAATCGCAGACTATGCTTTCCATAGATGAAGTTGACACCAATAAGAAACTCCAATTTGATGACTGGGATGAACCTACATGGTTATCTCAACATACGTTCAATGACG cAGCTACAGAGTCTCTTTATACTGATGGATATCAACAAAGCATGGAAAATTTATCAGATATATCGTTAGAAGACGAGATACTGAATAGCGCAAATATATTCTCCGATCCGGAAAGTGAGTGGGAAGTAGAAAAGGATCCGGAATATATAGAAGTTTCTAAATCTCCGGACAGTCGACCAGAAGTAGATCAACCATCCACGAGCgtactataa
- the LOC105207573 gene encoding 1-acylglycerol-3-phosphate O-acyltransferase Pnpla3 isoform X2 has product MNLSFAGCGFLGIYHVGVAVCFKKYAPHLLLNKISGASAGAIAACCLLCDLPLGEMTSNVLRVAREARQRTLGPFSPSFNIQEMLLDNLRKFLPEDAHIRVNGKLHISLTRVYDGKNVIVSQFNSKEDLLQALLATSFVPLFSGLLPPRFHGIRYMDGGFSDNLPTLDENTITVSPFCGESDICPRDISSQLFHVNLANTSIELSRQNIYRFTKILFPPRTEILSSMCKQGFDDALRFLHRNNLLNCTRCLAVQSTYVVQETIDDSMEYDPECLECKMHRQEALVANMPETVMTIFQDAIDSANKGLVNWLFKHRSMKLLSLLSLPCTLPADVMYATITNLIGNKIETRTLEYKIVGNVLHIPQQALTCNKRLTHSRFITTVPKLRHNLVELSKFFLEQLSIMFPKLNTYAEPLPQSIKCCFNIMEYDSNTYDVQAIEETDTIYKKQKNLNLTVQYNECGQSWKDSRQSSCVINMSDFTSVNDTFENILQATSDQEAVIAYYYMDDNNKVQVTEIFDVTESESQTMLSIDEVDTNKKLQFDDWDEPTWLSQHTFNDATESLYTDGYQQSMENLSDISLEDEILNSANIFSDPESEWEVEKDPEYIEVSKSPDSRPEVDQPSTSVL; this is encoded by the exons GTGAAATGACAAGCAATGTATTACGCGTGGCACGTGAAGCGCGACAACGCACGCTCGGACCGTTCAGTCCATCATTTAATATACAAGAAATGTTACTTGACAATTTGCGCAAG tttttacCAGAAGACGCACATATCCGTGTTAACGGTAAATTACACATTTCTCTAACCAGAGTATACGACGGCAAGAACGTGATCGTCTCCCAATTCAATTCAAAGGAAGATTTATTGCag GCTTTGTTAGCCACTTCGTTCGTGCCGCTATTTTCTGGTTTGCTGCCACCACGATTTCACGGCATCAGATACATGGACGGCGGTTTCAGTGACAATCTTCCTACGCTCGATGAAAATACTATTACTGTTAGTCCATTCTGCGGAGAAAGCGATATTTGCCCGAGGGATATTTCGTCGCAACTTTTTCAT GTCAATCTCGCCAATACAAGCATAGAGCTTTCAAGACAAAACATATACAGGTTCACGAAGATACTTTTTCCACCTAGAACGGAG ATTCTTTCAAGTATGTGTAAGCAAGGATTCGATGATGCATTGCGATTTTTACATCGTAATAATCTGCTAAACTGCACAAGGTGTCTCGCGGTTCAATCGACATACGTTGTTCAGGAAACGATCGACGATAGTATGGAATATGATCCGGAATGTTTGGAATGTAAAATGCATAGACAG GAAGCGTTGGTAGCTAATATGCCTGAGACTGTGATGACAATATTCCAAGATGCTATAGATTCTGCCAACAAGGGACTCGTTAATTGGCTGTTTAAGCATCGTAGCATGAAGCTGCTATCGTTGTTGAGTTTGCCTTGCACGCTACCGGCAGATGTAATGTACGCTACAATCACAAA TTTGATTGGTAACAAGATAGAAACTCGTACCTTGGAATACAAAATAGTTGGAAATGTTCTACATATCCCACAACAGGCACTTACTTGCAATAAGCGTTTAACACATTCCCG attcaTTACAACCGTTCCGAAACTACGACATAACTTGGTggaattaagtaaatttttcttagaGCAGTTGAGTATAATGTTCCCGAAACTCAATACCTACGCTGAACCATTGCCTCAAAGTATCAAGTGTTGTTTCAACATTATGGAATACGATTCGA ATACATATGATGTGCAGGCTATCGAAGAGACAGACACTATATACAAAAAGCAAAAGAATCTAAATTTAACTGTCCAGTATAACGAATG TGGGCAATCGTGGAAAGATTCAAGGCAATCGAGCTGTGTAATAAATATGAGCGATTTTACATCAGTGAATGatacttttgaaaatattctcCAA gCAACTTCGGATCAAGAGGCTGTAATAGCATATTATTATATGGACGATAACAATAAAGTGCAAGTGACAGAAATATTTGACGTAACAGAATCAGAATCGCAGACTATGCTTTCCATAGATGAAGTTGACACCAATAAGAAACTCCAATTTGATGACTGGGATGAACCTACATGGTTATCTCAACATACGTTCAATGACG CTACAGAGTCTCTTTATACTGATGGATATCAACAAAGCATGGAAAATTTATCAGATATATCGTTAGAAGACGAGATACTGAATAGCGCAAATATATTCTCCGATCCGGAAAGTGAGTGGGAAGTAGAAAAGGATCCGGAATATATAGAAGTTTCTAAATCTCCGGACAGTCGACCAGAAGTAGATCAACCATCCACGAGCgtactataa